A single genomic interval of Oryzomonas sagensis harbors:
- a CDS encoding ABC transporter ATP-binding protein produces the protein MVSTLLSIKNLSTCFRTPHGVLPAVNDVSLEVDRGSTVALVGESGSGKSLTALSIMRLIPSPGFIRSGAITFDGTDLVPLPEDAMRSIRGSRISMVFQEPMTSLNPVLRIGEQIGEPLRLHRGMSRREAAEYGEELLRKVGIPSSGDRMRDYPHQLSGGMRQRVMIAMALACNPALLIADEPTTALDVTIQAQILELIDSLRQAADMGILLITHDLGIVAERSERTCVMYAGRIVESAPTAELLGAPRHPYTAALLASLPQNAQPGQPLATLPGQPPGLTKELPGCGFCERCPVASPPCRTQVPGLEEVAPGHYVRCWKRL, from the coding sequence ATGGTGAGCACACTGCTCTCGATCAAAAACCTGAGCACCTGTTTCAGAACCCCGCACGGAGTCCTGCCGGCGGTCAACGACGTCAGCCTGGAGGTCGACAGGGGAAGCACCGTTGCCCTTGTGGGCGAATCGGGCTCGGGCAAGTCATTGACCGCCCTCTCCATCATGCGGCTCATCCCCTCGCCGGGCTTCATCCGTTCCGGCGCGATCACCTTCGACGGGACCGATCTCGTCCCGCTCCCCGAGGATGCCATGCGCTCCATCCGGGGCAGCAGGATATCCATGGTATTCCAGGAGCCCATGACCTCACTCAACCCGGTCCTGCGCATCGGGGAGCAGATTGGGGAACCGCTCCGGCTGCACCGGGGCATGTCTCGCCGCGAGGCGGCCGAATACGGCGAGGAGCTGCTGCGCAAGGTGGGGATACCGTCCTCCGGCGACCGCATGCGCGACTATCCCCACCAATTGAGCGGCGGCATGCGCCAGCGGGTGATGATCGCCATGGCCCTGGCCTGCAACCCGGCACTCCTGATAGCCGACGAGCCGACGACCGCCCTGGATGTCACCATTCAGGCCCAGATTCTTGAACTGATCGATTCTCTCCGGCAGGCGGCGGACATGGGCATCCTGCTGATCACCCACGATCTGGGCATTGTGGCCGAGCGCTCCGAGAGAACCTGCGTCATGTATGCCGGCCGTATCGTGGAATCGGCCCCGACGGCGGAACTCCTCGGCGCCCCCCGGCACCCCTATACCGCTGCACTCTTGGCATCCCTTCCCCAGAACGCGCAACCGGGACAGCCGCTTGCCACCCTTCCGGGGCAGCCTCCCGGCCTGACGAAGGAACTGCCCGGATGCGGTTTCTGCGAACGCTGTCCCGTGGCCTCCCCCCCATGCCGCACCCAGGTCCCCGGGTTGGAGGAGGTCGCTCCCGGCCACTACGTACGCTGTTGGAAACGCCTATGA
- the queA gene encoding tRNA preQ1(34) S-adenosylmethionine ribosyltransferase-isomerase QueA yields MLVKDFTYHLPQELIARYPAPKRDASRLMLLDRSSKTIGEDVFAHLGQYLRPGDLLVMNDTRVIPARLFGTKVTGGSVELFLVKRLTAEGDEWECLLRGSKRFREGQPILLAAGMSARVITRQGPESWRVAFSGAEPFDTWLDREGHIPLPPYLQRDDDVQDRERYQTVIASTPGAVAAPTAGLHFTRELLAALAATGVGSARLTLHTGLGTFKPVRVEQVEEHRIHREWYEISPETADAIRSTKERGGRVVAVGTTSARALEFAADDDGRIRAGAGEADIFIYPGYRFRVVDGLITNFHLPESTLLMLVSAFAGREFVLDAYREAVTRGFRFYSYGDAMLLI; encoded by the coding sequence ATGCTCGTCAAAGATTTTACTTACCATCTGCCCCAGGAACTGATCGCCCGCTACCCCGCTCCCAAGCGTGATGCGTCGCGCCTGATGCTGCTGGACCGCAGTTCAAAAACGATCGGTGAGGATGTTTTCGCCCATCTGGGGCAGTATCTGCGTCCCGGCGACCTGCTGGTGATGAACGACACGCGGGTCATTCCTGCCCGGCTGTTCGGAACCAAGGTAACCGGCGGGAGTGTGGAACTCTTCCTGGTGAAACGGTTGACCGCCGAGGGAGACGAGTGGGAATGCCTCCTGCGCGGTTCGAAACGTTTCAGGGAGGGGCAACCGATCCTGCTTGCCGCCGGAATGAGCGCACGGGTGATCACCCGTCAGGGGCCGGAGTCGTGGCGGGTGGCATTTTCGGGCGCCGAGCCTTTCGATACGTGGCTCGATCGGGAGGGGCACATTCCGCTCCCCCCCTATCTGCAGCGCGATGACGATGTGCAGGACCGGGAGCGCTATCAGACGGTGATCGCCTCCACCCCTGGGGCGGTGGCCGCACCCACGGCCGGGCTCCATTTCACCCGTGAACTGCTGGCTGCGCTGGCGGCCACGGGGGTGGGCAGCGCCCGGTTGACCCTGCATACCGGTCTTGGGACCTTCAAACCGGTGCGGGTGGAACAGGTGGAAGAACACCGCATCCACCGGGAATGGTATGAAATCTCCCCTGAAACCGCCGACGCCATCCGTTCCACGAAGGAACGGGGGGGAAGGGTGGTCGCGGTCGGCACCACCAGCGCCAGGGCGCTGGAATTTGCCGCCGATGACGACGGTCGCATTCGGGCCGGTGCCGGTGAGGCCGATATCTTCATCTACCCCGGTTATCGCTTCCGGGTGGTAGATGGCCTGATAACCAATTTTCACCTTCCGGAATCGACGCTGCTCATGCTGGTGTCTGCCTTTGCCGGACGGGAGTTCGTTCTTGACGCCTACCGGGAGGCCGTTACCCGCGGTTTCAGATTCTACAGCTACGGCGATGCAATGTTACTGATATGA
- the yajC gene encoding preprotein translocase subunit YajC, whose protein sequence is MLGLAFAMAGPPGGATGQAGGMAAFQQAIPLVLMFGIFYFLLIRPQQKKAKEHRTLLEALKKGDLIITAGGVHGKVTSVDDTIVTMEVAPGVNIKITKSYVATIKKD, encoded by the coding sequence ATGTTAGGATTAGCGTTTGCGATGGCAGGGCCCCCAGGGGGAGCAACAGGGCAGGCGGGTGGAATGGCCGCCTTTCAGCAGGCTATTCCCCTGGTTTTGATGTTCGGCATTTTTTACTTCCTGCTGATCCGCCCGCAACAGAAGAAGGCCAAGGAACACAGAACCCTGTTGGAGGCCCTCAAAAAGGGCGATCTTATCATCACTGCCGGCGGGGTGCACGGCAAGGTGACCTCGGTCGACGACACCATTGTGACCATGGAGGTTGCGCCCGGCGTCAACATCAAGATCACCAAAAGCTATGTCGCGACCATAAAGAAAGACTAG
- a CDS encoding methyltransferase domain-containing protein has translation MFDRRKVGRSFHRHADAYDRFASVQQRVVRRLMELVEAHIAAAPRAALDIGCGTGALAGALKRRYPDAMCCGLDLAFNMLVHAGAKGGEECLLVNGDAEHLPFRGGTFDLVVSASTLQWLDSLDGCLEECRRVVKRDGVIALAFFGGTTLWELQECYREALSRRTPGDDPRMGRLHRFMAIEAARQAVERFGAGEALVTSEIEMEYHPDVQGLLSSIKGIGAGTASRGGAGGLGWRGILKDMSEAYRRRFLVDGKIPATYEVIYLILKPA, from the coding sequence GTGTTTGACAGGCGCAAGGTCGGCAGATCATTTCACCGGCATGCTGACGCATACGACCGGTTCGCTTCCGTGCAGCAGCGGGTGGTGCGGCGCCTTATGGAGCTGGTGGAGGCACATATCGCAGCGGCACCCCGCGCCGCGCTGGATATCGGGTGCGGCACCGGGGCGCTGGCGGGCGCTCTGAAGCGGCGCTACCCAGACGCCATGTGCTGCGGGCTCGACCTGGCTTTCAACATGCTCGTCCACGCCGGCGCCAAGGGGGGGGAGGAGTGCCTGCTTGTCAATGGCGACGCGGAGCATCTCCCTTTCCGGGGGGGGACGTTCGATCTTGTGGTCTCCGCATCGACGTTGCAATGGCTCGATTCCCTGGATGGCTGTCTCGAAGAATGCCGGAGGGTGGTCAAGCGGGATGGGGTGATCGCCTTGGCCTTTTTTGGCGGCACGACGCTGTGGGAATTGCAGGAGTGCTACCGCGAGGCGCTCTCCCGGCGTACGCCGGGAGACGACCCGCGTATGGGGCGTCTGCATCGTTTCATGGCGATTGAGGCGGCGCGGCAGGCGGTGGAGCGGTTCGGCGCCGGGGAGGCGCTGGTGACCAGCGAGATCGAGATGGAGTATCACCCCGACGTGCAGGGGCTCCTCTCGTCCATCAAGGGCATCGGCGCCGGAACGGCGTCACGGGGCGGTGCCGGGGGGCTCGGGTGGCGCGGTATTCTCAAGGATATGTCCGAGGCCTATCGGCGGCGTTTCCTTGTGGACGGCAAAATCCCTGCCACCTATGAGGTGATCTACCTCATACTAAAACCGGCTTGA
- a CDS encoding tetratricopeptide repeat protein, whose translation MKNENIIIAVVALIAGLLGGYLVFSISSTHKQEQAMPAIPAGSGSPTDYARRIAEAEKVVAQDPKNVTVWISLGNDYFDTDQAQKAIGAYAKALELDPNNPNVLTDQGVMYRRVGWYDKAIVNFGKALTLDPKHLQSLYNMGIVYAVDMKQPEKGLPYWKKYIEVDPTSATAIQIKGMIEQYSKGTPPATK comes from the coding sequence TTGAAAAACGAAAATATAATCATAGCTGTTGTGGCGCTGATAGCCGGTCTTTTAGGTGGTTATCTCGTGTTCAGTATCAGCTCCACCCATAAACAAGAACAGGCCATGCCGGCTATCCCGGCCGGCTCCGGCAGTCCGACCGATTACGCCCGCCGTATTGCCGAAGCGGAGAAAGTCGTTGCCCAGGACCCCAAAAATGTGACGGTCTGGATTTCTCTGGGTAACGACTATTTTGATACCGACCAGGCGCAGAAAGCTATCGGCGCCTACGCCAAGGCGTTGGAACTGGACCCGAACAACCCCAACGTTCTTACCGACCAGGGGGTCATGTACCGCAGGGTGGGGTGGTACGACAAGGCCATTGTCAACTTCGGCAAGGCTCTGACGCTTGACCCCAAGCATCTCCAGAGCTTGTATAATATGGGAATCGTCTACGCCGTCGACATGAAACAGCCGGAAAAGGGGCTGCCGTACTGGAAAAAATACATCGAGGTCGACCCGACCAGCGCCACCGCCATTCAGATCAAGGGCATGATCGAGCAGTACAGTAAGGGAACACCGCCGGCCACGAAATAG
- the tgt gene encoding tRNA guanosine(34) transglycosylase Tgt: MRGRVSGTFSVIHRDASCGARLGSLKTPHGDIETPIFMPVGTNATVKAMTPEDLRAVHAQIILANTYHLYLRPGHRLVETLGGLHRFMNWSGPILTDSGGFQVFSLGELRKISEEGVKFQSHLDGSYHVLTPELSIKIQEALGADIIMCFDECPAATADYDYVSRSLEMTTRWAKRCKEAHSREGQQLFGIIQGGMHHDLRARSLNEICAVGFDGYALGGLSVGEEKEQMYGVMESCAPLMPQDAPRYIMGIGAPEDLVEAVWHGFDMFDCVMPTRNARNGMLFTSQGRINIKAKAYEEDGGPLDPACGCHVCRTYSRAYLRHLYRAGEILASQLNTYHNLYYYLDLMRRMRGAIRENRFTEFRRDFYGSQTDNHVQKKEES, from the coding sequence ATGAGAGGGCGTGTGTCCGGCACTTTTTCCGTTATTCACCGCGACGCCTCGTGTGGGGCGCGCCTCGGCTCTTTGAAAACACCCCATGGTGATATTGAAACGCCGATCTTCATGCCGGTGGGCACCAACGCCACCGTCAAGGCCATGACCCCCGAGGATCTGCGGGCGGTTCACGCCCAGATCATCCTGGCCAATACCTACCACCTGTATCTGCGCCCCGGCCACCGGCTGGTGGAGACGCTGGGCGGCCTGCACCGCTTCATGAACTGGTCGGGGCCGATCCTCACCGACAGCGGCGGCTTTCAGGTCTTCAGTCTGGGGGAACTGCGCAAGATCAGCGAGGAGGGGGTCAAATTCCAGTCACACCTGGACGGCTCCTATCACGTGCTGACGCCGGAGCTTTCCATCAAGATCCAGGAGGCGCTGGGGGCGGACATCATCATGTGCTTCGACGAGTGCCCTGCGGCAACTGCCGATTACGACTACGTCAGCCGCTCCCTGGAGATGACGACCCGCTGGGCGAAACGCTGCAAGGAGGCCCACAGCCGGGAGGGGCAGCAGTTGTTCGGCATTATCCAGGGGGGCATGCATCACGACCTGCGCGCCCGCAGCCTGAACGAAATCTGCGCCGTAGGCTTTGACGGCTACGCCCTGGGCGGGCTTTCGGTGGGGGAGGAAAAGGAGCAGATGTACGGGGTGATGGAGTCTTGCGCCCCGCTCATGCCCCAGGATGCGCCCCGGTACATCATGGGGATCGGCGCGCCGGAAGACCTGGTCGAGGCGGTCTGGCACGGCTTCGATATGTTCGATTGCGTCATGCCGACCCGCAATGCCAGAAACGGCATGCTCTTTACCAGCCAGGGGCGGATCAACATCAAGGCCAAGGCGTACGAGGAGGACGGGGGCCCCCTCGATCCGGCATGCGGCTGCCATGTGTGCCGCACCTATTCCCGCGCCTACCTGCGGCATCTTTACCGGGCCGGAGAAATTTTGGCTTCCCAGTTGAATACCTACCACAATCTGTATTATTATCTCGACCTGATGCGCCGGATGCGCGGGGCGATTCGGGAAAACCGCTTCACCGAGTTCCGCCGGGACTTTTACGGCAGCCAAACGGATAATCACGTTCAAAAAAAGGAGGAGAGCTAG
- a CDS encoding ABC transporter ATP-binding protein, with amino-acid sequence MTPNPPLLSGIKLRKQFRVSAGPASQTGLLTSVDGVDVEIARGETVGIAGESGCGKSTLGKILAGLMSPDGGEVRYCGRAIHSLPPAERERFRRRTQMIFQDPFSSLNPRMRIGDSIAEPLIIDGGSSRQAIRATMLRLLETVGLKAEHANRFPDEFSGGQRQRIGIARALASSPEIIIADEPVSSLDISIQAQIINLLQAMKSEHHLTMAIISHDLSVLRHICDRVLVMYLGVIVESAPAAQLFQQYQHPYSEALIAAIPRISGQPGHTAVVLAGDLPSPLAIPSGCRFHPRCRYAVELCRTTPPALEEKRDGHFAACHLSRDIFPG; translated from the coding sequence ATGACACCGAATCCGCCACTTCTCAGCGGAATAAAGCTCCGCAAACAATTCCGGGTCAGTGCCGGACCCGCCTCGCAAACAGGGCTGCTCACCTCGGTTGACGGGGTTGACGTGGAGATCGCCAGGGGTGAAACCGTCGGTATTGCCGGTGAGTCCGGGTGCGGGAAATCGACCCTGGGCAAGATACTGGCCGGCCTCATGTCCCCCGACGGGGGGGAGGTCCGCTACTGCGGCAGGGCGATCCACTCGCTCCCTCCGGCGGAACGGGAACGATTCCGGCGGCGGACTCAGATGATCTTCCAGGACCCCTTCTCCTCCCTGAACCCGCGCATGCGCATCGGCGACTCCATCGCCGAGCCGTTGATCATTGACGGAGGCAGTTCGCGACAGGCGATACGCGCAACAATGCTGCGGCTCTTGGAAACCGTCGGCCTGAAGGCGGAGCACGCCAACCGCTTCCCCGACGAATTCTCCGGCGGTCAGCGCCAGCGCATCGGCATTGCGCGCGCCCTGGCCTCGTCGCCCGAGATCATCATAGCCGACGAACCGGTTTCCTCCCTGGACATCTCCATCCAGGCCCAGATCATCAATCTCCTCCAGGCCATGAAGTCCGAACACCACCTGACCATGGCCATCATCTCCCACGATCTTTCGGTCCTGCGGCATATCTGCGACCGGGTGCTGGTCATGTACCTGGGGGTGATCGTCGAGAGTGCGCCGGCAGCCCAACTCTTCCAGCAGTATCAACACCCCTACAGCGAGGCGCTGATCGCAGCCATCCCGCGCATCAGCGGCCAACCGGGACACACGGCGGTCGTCCTTGCCGGCGACCTCCCGTCTCCCCTGGCCATCCCCTCGGGATGCCGTTTCCATCCCCGCTGCCGTTATGCCGTCGAACTCTGCCGCACCACACCGCCGGCGCTGGAAGAGAAACGGGACGGCCACTTCGCGGCCTGCCATCTGAGCAGGGACATCTTCCCCGGCTGA
- the secD gene encoding protein translocase subunit SecD yields the protein MPKGIGWRIGLIGIFVLLSFLYLTPTLVSKLPSWWSVLPKDKIHLGLDLQGGTHLVLEVDTQKAVEGTLDIVATDLEDTLTGKNLHFKRISRTGSDAVTVVLYEKGTADAVQKLLKDKYPTYEQSPLHDEGGFVALSLRVNEKDAQDRKDKAVQQALETIRNRIDQFGVSEPIIQREGINHIVVQLPGIKDPQRAIELIGRTARLEFKMVREDIPPSAVTIPDDAEIMKEKSVDAATGAVSEVPYVLQKKSLITGDLLTDAQVRIDSQFNQPYVAIDFNALGAKLFDQVTAANVGKRFAIVLDNNIYSAPVIRERISGGSAQISGNFTEKTASDLAIVLRAGALPAPVKIIQNVTVGPSLGQDSINKGLMAGLIGVVLVVVFMAIYYKLSGMVANIGMVLNVIYLMGALAAMGATLTLPGIAAIVLLIGMSVDSNVLIFERIREELALGKSPKAALDAGYDKAFLTIMDSHITTLITAAVLFQFGTGPVKGFAVSLSLGVIINLFTSLIGTKVTFDLFLHKGTVKNMSI from the coding sequence ATGCCGAAAGGAATTGGCTGGCGTATTGGCCTTATAGGCATTTTCGTCCTGCTGTCGTTTCTCTACCTGACCCCGACCCTGGTATCCAAACTGCCATCCTGGTGGAGTGTGCTTCCCAAGGACAAGATCCATCTGGGCCTTGACCTTCAGGGCGGGACGCACCTGGTGCTCGAAGTGGACACCCAGAAGGCGGTCGAAGGTACCCTGGATATCGTGGCCACCGATCTGGAGGACACGCTGACCGGAAAGAACCTCCATTTCAAACGAATCAGCCGGACCGGCTCCGACGCGGTAACAGTGGTTCTGTATGAAAAGGGAACTGCCGATGCGGTGCAGAAGCTTCTCAAGGACAAGTACCCCACCTATGAGCAGAGCCCTCTCCACGATGAAGGCGGTTTCGTCGCCCTCAGTCTGCGGGTGAACGAAAAGGACGCCCAGGACCGCAAGGACAAGGCGGTTCAGCAGGCCCTGGAGACCATCAGGAACAGGATAGACCAGTTCGGCGTTTCCGAGCCGATCATCCAGCGCGAGGGTATCAATCATATCGTCGTGCAGCTTCCCGGCATCAAGGACCCGCAGCGCGCCATCGAACTGATCGGGCGCACGGCGCGGCTTGAGTTCAAGATGGTTCGTGAGGATATTCCTCCCTCCGCGGTCACCATTCCCGACGATGCTGAAATCATGAAAGAGAAGTCCGTGGACGCGGCCACCGGTGCCGTCAGCGAAGTGCCCTACGTGCTGCAGAAAAAATCGCTCATCACCGGCGACCTGCTGACCGACGCCCAGGTACGCATCGACTCCCAGTTCAACCAGCCCTATGTGGCCATTGACTTCAACGCCCTGGGCGCCAAGCTGTTCGATCAGGTGACCGCCGCCAACGTGGGCAAGCGCTTTGCCATCGTGTTGGACAACAACATCTATTCAGCCCCGGTCATTCGGGAACGCATCTCCGGCGGCAGCGCCCAGATATCGGGCAACTTCACCGAGAAAACCGCCTCCGACCTGGCCATCGTGCTCCGCGCCGGGGCGCTCCCCGCGCCGGTCAAGATCATTCAGAACGTGACCGTCGGCCCCTCCCTGGGACAGGATTCCATCAACAAGGGATTGATGGCCGGCCTGATCGGGGTGGTTCTGGTCGTCGTCTTTATGGCGATCTACTACAAACTGTCCGGCATGGTGGCCAACATAGGCATGGTGCTGAACGTGATCTACCTGATGGGGGCGCTGGCGGCCATGGGGGCAACCCTGACCCTGCCGGGCATCGCCGCTATCGTTCTTCTGATCGGTATGTCGGTTGACTCAAACGTTCTGATCTTCGAGCGTATCCGCGAGGAGCTTGCGTTGGGAAAAAGCCCCAAGGCGGCTCTGGATGCGGGTTATGACAAGGCCTTCCTGACCATCATGGACTCCCACATCACCACCCTGATCACGGCGGCGGTGCTGTTCCAGTTCGGCACCGGTCCGGTCAAGGGATTTGCCGTTTCCCTCAGCCTGGGTGTCATCATCAACCTGTTTACCTCGCTGATCGGCACCAAGGTGACCTTCGACCTGTTCCTGCACAAGGGGACCGTCAAGAATATGAGCATATAG
- a CDS encoding ArsR/SmtB family transcription factor: protein MEFNINKQFAAEAEVLKVLGHPIRLKIVAGLCTQECNVKHIWECLNLPQATVSQHLALLKHKGIIEGKREGVEVHYSVIHPLAKKIIAAL, encoded by the coding sequence ATGGAATTTAATATCAATAAGCAATTTGCCGCTGAGGCGGAGGTTTTGAAGGTACTGGGCCATCCGATCAGGCTCAAGATCGTGGCCGGCCTCTGCACCCAGGAATGTAATGTGAAACATATCTGGGAGTGTCTCAACCTGCCCCAAGCCACGGTATCCCAACACCTGGCCCTGTTGAAGCATAAGGGGATCATCGAGGGTAAACGGGAAGGGGTCGAGGTGCACTACAGCGTCATTCACCCCCTGGCCAAGAAGATCATCGCCGCACTGTAG
- a CDS encoding SpoIID/LytB domain-containing protein, with protein MDGEGLLAVRENGAAVAVKAPVTVKASRGEVAVDGVTYRRLVFSAASAVRINGKPYRGIAEISFSDKGLVVVNELPLEDYLVGLINCEISSAWPIEAIKAQAVIARTYAINRREARRNALYHLESSVIDQVYNGCEIEDSRARRGVSETTGEVLTYDGAVIQAFYHSNCGGKTEAAENVWGASIPYLKGVDCQYCLLSSSSSWDQRLPLKELEGRLRAAGFKAAGLTDIRGGARNNRGRLKNVIAVAQRGDIAITGDQFRKAVGYGVIKSTNFTVRVVNGDAVFSGLGNGHGVGLCQWGAKQRALEGFSYAEILSYYYPGTELKKLSGIR; from the coding sequence GTGGACGGCGAAGGCCTCCTGGCGGTGAGGGAAAACGGCGCCGCGGTTGCCGTGAAAGCCCCGGTGACTGTCAAGGCGAGTCGTGGCGAGGTGGCGGTGGATGGCGTCACCTATCGCCGGCTGGTCTTCTCGGCAGCTTCGGCAGTCCGTATCAATGGGAAACCGTACCGCGGGATAGCCGAGATAAGTTTCAGCGATAAGGGGCTGGTGGTCGTCAACGAGTTGCCCCTCGAAGACTACCTCGTCGGGTTGATCAACTGCGAGATATCCTCCGCCTGGCCGATCGAAGCGATCAAGGCCCAGGCGGTGATCGCCAGAACCTATGCCATCAACCGGAGAGAGGCCCGGCGCAATGCGCTGTACCATCTCGAATCATCGGTTATCGACCAAGTGTATAACGGCTGCGAGATCGAGGACAGTCGTGCCCGGCGAGGGGTTTCCGAAACGACCGGTGAGGTGCTGACATACGACGGCGCCGTCATTCAGGCATTCTATCATTCCAACTGCGGCGGCAAAACCGAGGCGGCGGAGAATGTGTGGGGGGCAAGCATCCCCTATCTCAAAGGTGTCGATTGCCAGTACTGCCTGCTGTCGTCGTCCAGTTCCTGGGACCAGAGGCTGCCCCTGAAAGAGCTGGAGGGCAGGCTCAGGGCTGCCGGTTTCAAGGCGGCAGGCTTGACGGATATCCGGGGCGGGGCCCGCAACAATCGGGGCCGGTTGAAAAACGTCATCGCCGTGGCTCAACGGGGCGATATCGCCATAACCGGCGACCAGTTCCGCAAGGCTGTCGGTTACGGGGTCATCAAGAGCACCAATTTCACCGTCAGGGTTGTTAACGGTGATGCGGTCTTTTCCGGCTTAGGCAATGGACACGGCGTGGGGCTCTGCCAGTGGGGCGCCAAGCAACGAGCCTTGGAAGGATTTTCGTACGCCGAGATCCTTTCCTACTACTATCCCGGCACAGAACTGAAAAAGCTCTCTGGCATTCGCTGA
- the secF gene encoding protein translocase subunit SecF, translating to MHLLGKTNIDFIGKRNISFVISSIIAVLGIIGLIQITRGAANMGIDFSGGTSMQLKFAKPIAMADARTALHKHGIARVDLQEIKEGNKLLIKIDKNAGAAVGKSADAVKTSFTSEFADNPFVVESTTEIGPSIGDKLRKDTLVAVAISLLGIILYIAWRFDFKFGIGATVATIHDCLAMFAVFYLFNKEINLLFITAVLTIAGYSLTDTVVVFDRIRENLHKNLKGAMQNIFNESINEVLSRTIVTSTTVFLAAASLFLFGGEVIHDFSLALLVGVLVGTYSSVFVASPIVVLLENRALAKQGGKA from the coding sequence TTGCATCTTCTGGGCAAGACCAACATAGATTTTATCGGAAAACGCAACATTTCCTTCGTCATATCGTCGATCATCGCCGTTCTGGGCATTATCGGCCTCATTCAGATTACCCGCGGTGCGGCCAACATGGGGATCGACTTCTCCGGCGGCACCTCCATGCAGCTCAAGTTCGCCAAGCCGATAGCAATGGCGGATGCGCGTACGGCGCTGCACAAGCACGGCATCGCCCGGGTCGATCTGCAGGAGATCAAGGAAGGCAATAAGCTGTTGATCAAGATCGACAAGAACGCCGGGGCTGCCGTCGGCAAGTCCGCCGATGCGGTCAAGACCTCCTTCACCAGCGAGTTTGCCGATAATCCATTTGTCGTGGAGAGCACCACCGAGATCGGTCCCTCCATCGGCGACAAGCTGCGCAAAGACACCCTGGTGGCGGTAGCCATTTCGCTTCTGGGCATCATCCTGTACATCGCCTGGCGTTTTGACTTCAAGTTCGGCATCGGCGCCACCGTGGCGACCATCCACGACTGTCTGGCCATGTTTGCGGTCTTTTACCTGTTCAACAAGGAAATAAACCTGCTGTTCATCACCGCGGTACTGACCATTGCCGGTTATTCCCTGACCGACACGGTGGTCGTGTTCGACCGCATTCGCGAGAATCTGCACAAAAACCTCAAAGGGGCGATGCAGAATATCTTCAACGAGAGTATCAACGAGGTGCTTTCCCGTACCATCGTTACCTCCACGACCGTTTTTCTCGCGGCAGCATCGCTGTTCCTGTTCGGCGGCGAAGTGATCCACGACTTCTCGCTTGCCCTCCTGGTCGGCGTACTGGTCGGCACCTATTCGTCTGTCTTCGTGGCCAGCCCCATCGTGGTCCTGCTGGAAAACCGCGCTCTGGCAAAACAGGGCGGCAAGGCCTGA